A genome region from Haliotis asinina isolate JCU_RB_2024 chromosome 11, JCU_Hal_asi_v2, whole genome shotgun sequence includes the following:
- the LOC137256077 gene encoding sodium- and chloride-dependent glycine transporter 1-like, with the protein MEHEKWGSHVDYMLTILGYALGVGSMWRFPYLCVRNGGGAFLIPFIVFLIIGSIPCVFLEMAIGQFSQSGAVKVWNLCPPFKGMGIGNVLIGVFYSTYYAVLFSWLIYYFYYSFFPNIAWSNCDNPWNTPSCITLNKVSDDAPANATNNSFVSHGATVIQNSSALPNATIHASKITSAEEFWTLKVLQISDGLEHLGSMRWPLVGCLAITYILVFLFLFRGIKVSGKVVYVTVGLPYIIVTVFLIRGCLLPGSADGIYFYINPHFEKLMEPEIWVEGCNYALLAYGIAFGCLPTMAGHNKLDNNCFRDAVTLVVATALTSVYGGFAFFAIMGHVAHVRGVTVDTFQYSGYNLGFIAYPETVAALPFPQLWSVLTFLMLITLGIDSLLPCYEIAITALADQFPSLSRRRLLVIVMVLVPCFFLGLLYVTQGGIYMLTLVDWYAFFPSIAVFGMLECFVVSWIYGTQRMEKFIKLMSGKTVPKLLIFSLKFISPALLLIIFCYSLYSYRPPKYGDYIYPSWATGFGWMISIGSLLPLPVVFIWTVYKTDGNSIREKLKKSLEPDMQWRLSLPNENTMELML; encoded by the exons ATGGAGCACGAAAAATGGGGTTCTCACGTGGATTACATGTTGACAATTCTTGGCTACGCACTTGGAGTAGGAAGCATGTGGAGATTTCCCTACCTGTGTGTGAGAAACGGAGGGG GAGCATTCCTGATACCGTTTATTGTGTTCTTGATCATCGGCTCAATTCCCTGTGTCTTCCTTGAAATGGCGATCGGTCAGTTCTCACAGAGTGGAGCAGTTAAAGTCTGGAACCTGTGTCCACCATTTAAAG GTATGGGAATCGGGAACGTCCTCATCGGCGTATTCTACAGCACCTACTATGCTGTCCTGTTTTCCTGGTTAatctactacttctactactccTTCTTTCCCAACATAGCCTGGAGTAACTGTGACAACCCATGGAACACACCGTCGTGTATAACGTTGAACAAAGTCAGCGATGACGCACCTGCCAACGCAACaaataattcatttgtttcccATGGTGCGACGGTCATTCAAAACTCTTCTGCCTTGCCTAATGCAACCATTCATGCGTCGAAGATTACATCGGCTGAAGAATTCTGGAC GTTAAAGGTCTTGCAAATTAGCGACGGTCTGGAACATCTGGGAAGTATGCGGTGGCCTCTGGTTGGCTGTCTTGCAATCACATACATCCTGGTGTTCTTATTTCTGTTTCGAGGGATCAAGGTTTCAGGAAAG GTGGTGTACGTCACAGTGGGCCTTCCGTACATCATCGTGACTGTGTTCCTCATCCGGGGCTGTCTACTTCCGGGTTCGGCTGACGGAATATATTTCTACATTAACCCACATTTTGAGAAGTTAATGGAACCAGAG ATTTGGGTCGAGGGTTGTAACTACGCCTTGCTCGCTTACGGAATTGCATTTGGGTGTCTTCCAACAATGGCAGGACACAACAAACTTGACAACAATTGCTTTAG GGACGCTGTGACTTTGGTGGTCGCTACTGCATTAACATCTGTATATGGTGGGTTTGCATTCTTCGCAATCATGGGCCATGTTGCTCATGTGCGGGGCGTGACGGTAGATACGTTCCAATACTCAG GATACAACCTTGGTTTCATCGCATACCCGGAAACAGTGGCAGCACTTCCCTTCCCTCAGCTGTGGTCTGTCTTGACGTTCTTGATGTTGATAACACTTGGAATTGACTCGCTG TTACCATGCTACGAGATTGCCATAACAGCATTGGCAGATCAGTTTCCAAGCCTGTCTCGCCGGCGTTTGCTTGTCATCGTCATGGTACTAGTGCCATGTTTCTTCCTTGGTCTTTTGTACGTGACACAG GGAGGAATATACATGCTTACACTGGTGGACTGGTATGCGTTCTTCCCATCAATAGCAGTGTTTGGAATGTTGGAATGTTTTGTAGTCAGCTGGATCTATG GCACACAAAGAATGGAGAAGTTCATCAAACTGATGTCCGGAAAGACTGTTCCCAAGCTCTTGATCTTCAGCCTGAAGTTCATCAGCCCAGCACTCCTTCTG ATCATCTTCTGCTACTCCCTGTACTCCTACCGTCCGCCTAAATATGGGGACTACATCTATCCCTCTTGGGCCACGGGATTTGGATGGATGATATCCATTGGTTCACTCCTACCATTGCCTGTTGTATTTATCTGGACGGTGTACAAAACAGATGGAAATTCAATCAGAGAG aAATTGAAAAAGTCACTGGAACCTGACATGCAATGGAGACTATCATTGCCGAATGAGAACACCATGGAATTAATGCTTTAG